Within the Plesiomonas shigelloides genome, the region CGGTATTGTGCACCAGATGCCGTATTACCATGTGAAGGATATGCCGCTGGCGGCGGAGCTGGAGCAAAAAACTGGTCTGCCAGTGCTGCTGCGCCATGATGTGTGTGCGTGGACGATGGCCGAAGCGCTGTTTGGGCCTTCACAAGGCTGTCAGAACGTGGTTCAGCTAAGTATCAATCATGGCGTCGGCGTTGGGGTGATGATTGATGGCAAACTGATCCACGGCCAATACCGTAATCTGATTGAAGCTGGCCATATTGTGGTTAACCCGCAAGGGGAGCCGTGCGAGTGTGGGCATCGTGGCTGTCTGGAAACGGAAATCAATATTCAAGCCTTGCTGCGTAAAGCGCGGCAGCGTTTAGAGAGCGGCGAAGAGAGCGTGTTGCGACATCAGACACTGAACGTGTCGAACCTGTGCCAAGCGGCATTAAACGCTGATGCGCTGGCGCTGAATTTGCTTACCGAAGCGGCGGAGCGCATTGGTGTGCTGCTCAGCATGTTGGTGAACCTGTTCCATCCAGAAAAAGTACTGTTTGGTTCACCGTTGAGTCAGGCGCAGTCCATTATGTTTCCGGTGATTATGCGTACGTTGGAAGCCAATGCCTATCCACTGTATACGCAAAACCTCACGTTGGAGCCAACCCGTTTTTATAACGAAGGCACCATGCCGGGGGCGGGGTTGGTGAAAGAGTCGCTCTACAGTGGCGTGCTGTTAACTAAACTGCTGGAAGGTTAATCACGCGCTATTCGTGCCGTGCTTACTACCGGTAGCTCACTAAATAGCTGACTAAATAGTTCGCTAAATATACAGAAAGTACTTTCACGCAGCAGAAATGAGAAAAAGGTGGATGGCATAAGGATGCTGTCCACCTTTTGTATTTTTAACGCTCAATTTTGTCGCCTGCGCTGCGTTATCGTTATGTTGGCGCGTTAGCTGATATGCAGTCGTCCGGTTTCTGGATGACGGAACACCTGCGCGTCGAAAGCGAAAATTTGCTTAATACACTCAGCAGTCAACACCTCTTCTGGTGAGCCATCGGCCTGAATCTGCCCATGATTGAGCAGCAATACCCGATCGGCATAGCGCGCCGCCAGATTTAAATCGTGCAAAATCACCAGTACCGCATCACCCTGTCGCGCACGGCGCTGCGCCGTTTGCAGCGTCTGATGCTGGTGGCTTAAATCCAGTGCCGATGTCGGTTCATCCAACATTAAGAGTTTCGGTGCGGCGGCGGTGGGCTCGCGCTCGGTCTGCGGCGAGTCGGCCATATACTCATCGAGCTGCGCGAGGACGCGTGCAAAGTGAATGCGCTGTTTCTCCCCGCCGGAGAGCACGGTATAGGCGCTATCGGCGAGATGTTCCGCCCCGACCGCTTGCAGGCAGCGCTGGATGATGGCCTCATCGGCGATTTTGCCTGATGCATGCGGCAGACGGCCTAACGCCACCACTTCACGG harbors:
- a CDS encoding heme ABC transporter ATP-binding protein; this translates as MTVVELRNLTLQRGRRQILSQLSLDLRAGELTVLLGPNGTGKSTLLKCISGEMAAQGEIRLFGQPQSQWPAPILARRMAILPQSSALSFSFLAREVVALGRLPHASGKIADEAIIQRCLQAVGAEHLADSAYTVLSGGEKQRIHFARVLAQLDEYMADSPQTEREPTAAAPKLLMLDEPTSALDLSHQHQTLQTAQRRARQGDAVLVILHDLNLAARYADRVLLLNHGQIQADGSPEEVLTAECIKQIFAFDAQVFRHPETGRLHIS
- a CDS encoding ROK family protein, with protein sequence MAEGHNPGHIDQIKQINAGAVYRLIDQLGPISRIELSKQANLAPASITKITRELLDAHLIKEDEFQEPGSRGRPAVGLILDTEGWHFLSARLGRGYLTLALHELSSELLIEERLDIIEREQSALLKRLVSEIDLFFTRHQDKLERLSAIAITLPGVIDATRGIVHQMPYYHVKDMPLAAELEQKTGLPVLLRHDVCAWTMAEALFGPSQGCQNVVQLSINHGVGVGVMIDGKLIHGQYRNLIEAGHIVVNPQGEPCECGHRGCLETEINIQALLRKARQRLESGEESVLRHQTLNVSNLCQAALNADALALNLLTEAAERIGVLLSMLVNLFHPEKVLFGSPLSQAQSIMFPVIMRTLEANAYPLYTQNLTLEPTRFYNEGTMPGAGLVKESLYSGVLLTKLLEG